A section of the Triticum dicoccoides isolate Atlit2015 ecotype Zavitan chromosome 7A, WEW_v2.0, whole genome shotgun sequence genome encodes:
- the LOC119330558 gene encoding probable E3 ubiquitin-protein ligase ATL44 has product MRAPANLLHRAALANSGPGEPSSSPVSMKAPEQQQQTAPPMAVNSDMVLILASLLCALVCVLGLALISRCTCRRRRSASSFDDAPPPPKGLKKKVIHALPTVSFVANGPSPTPATGSSSECAICLAEYMEGEALRVLPRCGHGFHVACVDAWLLTCATCPSCRAPIVATPAGPASTTTVVVVAAANNRCGRCGELAAPTGGDDDTFLP; this is encoded by the coding sequence ATGCGCGCTCCGGCGAACCTCCTGCACCGCGCGGCCCTCGCGAACAGTGGCCCGGGCGAGCCATCGTCGTCGCCGGTGAGTATGAAGGCAcctgagcagcagcagcagacggcgCCTCCGATGGCGGTCAACTCGGACATGGTGCTCATCCTAGCGTCGTTGCTATGTGCGCTCGTCTGCGTCCTCGGCCTCGCCCTCATCTCCCGGTGCACGTGCCGACGCCGCCGCTCGGCCTCATCATTCGATGACGCTCCTCCTCCCCCGAAGGGCCTCAAGAAGAAAGTTATCCACGCGCTCCCCACCGTCTCCTTCGTCGCCAACGGGCCTTCTCCGACGCCGGCGACAGGCTCGTCGTCAGAATGTGCGATCTGCCTGGCGGAGTACATGGAGGGGGAGGCCCTGCGCGTGCTGCCACGGTGCGGCCACGGCTTCCATGTCGCATGCGTTGACGCCTGGCTCCTGACCTGTGCCACGTGCCCCTCCTGTCGTGCCCCCATCGTTGCCACGCCCGCGGGGCCGGCGTCGACAACCACGGTGGTCGTCGTGGCGGCGGCAAACAACAGGTGCGGGAGGTGCGGCGAGCTGGCGGCGCCGACCGGTGGTGACGATGACACGTTTTTACCTTAG